The following coding sequences lie in one Monomorium pharaonis isolate MP-MQ-018 chromosome 1, ASM1337386v2, whole genome shotgun sequence genomic window:
- the LOC118648493 gene encoding uncharacterized protein LOC118648493 has translation MNMSASLEFFRKPRSLKDYNNYLKYYKATEFRQLLLYTGSIVLQGLLDNDIYLNFLVLHVALRIWCMENTSEEIIIYADKLLKNFNETFTILYGEENVSFNVYALLHLANDVRKHGPLDSFSVFRFENILQKITSLIRKPQQILSQLHRRYTEMYNIDISKKYVRQNEFTTLQKSLHENGPLLLNCSDPQYSRIVGFDFILTADNKRDNCFLTHGGTIVILTNIAFNRRTNSLVIIGQYFTVIEDLYTLPCKSQLVGIYLVSKLSDLRQWLFKDTIRNKCFRVPWKKNKNVAISLLHSNK, from the coding sequence aagcaACCGAATTTAGACAATTGCTTTTATATACAGGATCTATAGTTTTACAAGGACTCTTAGATAATgatatctatttaaattttttagttttacatGTAGCTTTAAGAATTTGGTGCATGGAAAATACCAgcgaagaaataattatttatgctgataaattgttaaaaaattttaatgaaacatttactatattatacGGCGAAGAAAATGTgtcttttaatgtttatgcTCTTTTACATTTAGCGAATGATGTTCGTAAACATGGACCACTTGATTCTTTCTCAGTTTTTcgttttgaaaatattcttcaaaaaattacaagtttaATACGTAAACCTCAACAAATATTATCTCAATTACATCGCCGATATACGGAAATGTACAATATAGATATCAGCAAAAAATATGTTAGACAAAATGAGTTTACCACTTTGCAAAAGTCCCTTCATGAAAACGGTCCTCTTTTACTCAATTGTAGCGACCCACAATACAGCAGAATTGTAGGATTTGATTTTATCTTAACAGCTGACAATAAAAGagacaattgttttttgacTCATGGCGGAACTATAgttatacttacaaatattGCTTTTAATAGAAGAACTAATTCTTTAGTCATAATAGGACAATATTTTACTGTCATTGAAGATTTGTATACTCTCCCTTGCAAATCACAACTTGTTGGGATTTATCTTGTATCCAAACTTTCTGATCTCAGGCAATGGCTTTTTAAGGATactattagaaataaatgttttagagTACCgtggaagaaaaacaaaaatgtcgCTATATCTCTATtacattctaataaataa